In Kushneria marisflavi, the following are encoded in one genomic region:
- a CDS encoding universal stress protein, which produces MNTTLLLATDLSHECEAALVRALHLSQRSQSRLDILHVVDPYLPEHTMPALVHAIEEEIDRTLNKLCEHHELKRPAVTEVHIVSGVPYAEIIREAYERSASMIVMGTHRKQGQPDLIGGTTLSRVMRRAPCPVVSIPHDGEPDWQDILVPVDFSLASRHTLKEVLMRFPNVRLTLLHAWDMPVAMELCEGTNYQHWRDLERQRLRQQLELETERLMADLHAKPDLELVLQQGDPSQVLLDRLRQQPPDLLALGSHIRVGIGRATDSLLERLLTETRGDLMLCRTW; this is translated from the coding sequence ATGAATACGACGCTGCTACTGGCCACTGATCTCTCTCACGAATGTGAGGCCGCCCTTGTACGAGCGCTGCATCTGTCACAGCGCAGCCAGTCGCGCCTGGACATCCTGCATGTTGTGGATCCCTATCTGCCCGAGCACACGATGCCGGCGCTGGTGCATGCCATTGAGGAAGAGATTGACCGCACCCTCAACAAGCTGTGCGAACACCATGAACTTAAGCGCCCGGCCGTCACCGAGGTTCATATCGTCAGCGGTGTGCCCTATGCCGAGATCATTCGCGAGGCCTACGAACGCAGCGCTTCGATGATTGTCATGGGCACCCACCGCAAACAGGGACAGCCGGACCTGATCGGTGGTACCACCCTGTCGCGCGTCATGCGCCGGGCGCCCTGCCCGGTGGTCAGCATTCCGCATGACGGCGAGCCGGACTGGCAGGACATTCTGGTACCGGTGGACTTTTCGCTGGCCTCGCGCCACACCCTCAAGGAAGTGCTGATGCGCTTCCCCAACGTGCGTCTGACGCTTTTGCATGCCTGGGATATGCCGGTGGCCATGGAGCTCTGTGAGGGCACCAACTATCAGCACTGGCGCGACCTTGAACGTCAGCGCCTGCGCCAGCAGCTCGAGCTTGAAACCGAACGCCTGATGGCCGACCTGCATGCCAAACCCGATCTGGAGCTTGTCCTGCAGCAGGGTGATCCCTCCCAGGTGCTGCTGGATCGCCTGCGTCAGCAGCCGCCCGATCTGTTGGCGCTAGGCAGCCACATCCGCGTTGGCATCGGCCGCGCCACGGACAGCCTGCTGGAGCGGCTGCTGACCGAGACCCGCGGGGACCTGATGCTGTGTCGCACCTGGTAG
- the dtd gene encoding D-aminoacyl-tRNA deacylase, with product MRALIQRVSQASVHVDGERIGAIDQGLLALIGVERDDTPERAEKLLHRMLNYRIFGDDQGRMNLGLSTTRGGLLLVSQFTLVADTRKGLRPGFSSGATPEDGERLFDHLVECARKAHDTVETGRFGADMQVSLINDGPVTFMLES from the coding sequence ATGCGGGCTCTGATTCAACGGGTCAGCCAGGCAAGTGTTCATGTCGATGGCGAACGCATTGGCGCCATCGATCAGGGGCTGCTGGCCCTGATCGGTGTCGAGCGCGATGACACCCCGGAGCGCGCCGAGAAGCTTTTACACAGGATGCTCAACTACCGCATTTTTGGCGACGACCAGGGCCGCATGAATCTTGGGCTTTCTACCACCCGCGGCGGGTTACTGCTGGTGTCGCAGTTCACTCTGGTGGCCGATACGCGCAAGGGACTGCGTCCCGGTTTTTCCAGCGGCGCCACGCCCGAAGACGGCGAGCGACTGTTTGACCATCTGGTCGAATGCGCACGAAAGGCCCATGACACCGTCGAAACCGGACGCTTTGGCGCTGACATGCAGGTCTCGCTGATCAATGACGGCCCCGTCACCTTCATGCTGGAAAGCTGA
- a CDS encoding SDR family oxidoreductase encodes MSTHSSTDTRVALITGGAQGIGRGVTDYLIARDWRVAIIDIDDDAIKEMRTRHDTETLLAITASVSDETAVNESFDRISQWQGRLDLLVNNAGPADPYCGPLESLSLERWHHWLDNHLTGAFLCSRAAIPLLRQTQGSIIHMASTRALQSEPESEGYAASKGGLLALTHAMATSLGPEVRVNAICPGWIETGEHQKAANREAPSHSDTDRQQHPVGRVGHPDDIAALVAFLAGPEAGFITGQHFPVDGGMTRKMIYAE; translated from the coding sequence ATGAGTACACATTCTTCTACTGACACACGTGTGGCGCTGATCACCGGCGGTGCGCAGGGTATCGGACGCGGCGTGACCGACTATCTCATTGCCCGCGACTGGCGCGTGGCCATCATTGATATCGATGATGACGCCATCAAGGAGATGCGCACGCGCCACGACACCGAGACGCTGCTGGCCATTACCGCAAGCGTCAGCGATGAAACCGCGGTGAATGAGTCCTTTGACCGCATCTCACAATGGCAGGGCCGACTGGATCTGCTGGTCAACAACGCAGGCCCGGCCGACCCGTACTGTGGCCCGCTGGAATCCCTGTCGCTTGAGCGCTGGCATCACTGGCTGGACAACCATCTCACCGGTGCCTTTCTCTGCTCACGCGCCGCCATCCCGCTGCTGCGCCAAACGCAGGGATCAATCATTCACATGGCCTCGACCCGGGCCCTGCAATCCGAACCCGAAAGTGAAGGCTATGCGGCCAGCAAGGGTGGCCTTCTCGCGCTCACTCATGCGATGGCGACCAGCCTGGGCCCGGAGGTTCGTGTCAATGCCATCTGCCCCGGCTGGATCGAAACCGGCGAGCATCAAAAGGCGGCCAATCGTGAAGCCCCGTCCCACAGTGACACCGACCGCCAGCAGCATCCGGTCGGCCGTGTAGGCCACCCTGATGATATCGCCGCGCTGGTGGCTTTTCTGGCAGGTCCGGAGGCCGGTTTCATTACCGGCCAGCACTTCCCCGTCGATGGCGGCATGACCCGAAAGATGATCTACGCCGAATAA
- a CDS encoding ChaB family protein yields the protein MPYDHRDDIPDSARKVLPPHARTIYKEAFNSAWKEYDKPSDRRGDSSREETAHAVAWKAVESKYKKGDDGHWHPKH from the coding sequence ATGCCTTACGACCATCGTGATGACATCCCGGACAGCGCGCGTAAGGTGCTGCCGCCGCATGCCCGCACCATTTACAAGGAGGCCTTCAACAGCGCCTGGAAGGAGTACGATAAGCCTTCCGATCGGCGCGGCGATTCATCCCGCGAGGAAACGGCTCACGCCGTGGCCTGGAAGGCGGTCGAGTCAAAGTACAAAAAGGGCGATGATGGCCATTGGCATCCGAAGCACTGA
- a CDS encoding ABC-F family ATP-binding cassette domain-containing protein codes for MIAFRQLELQRGGVPLIESADFMLSMGHHAGIVGANGTGKSSLFQLILGQLAPERGEVALNGGVRIAHMSQEIVTLSRSLTDFVLDGDHALRETQTALEAAREAGEHHREAELHGVIESLDGYTAKARAEQLLVGLGFAQRDLERPLSDFSGGWRMRANLAQTLFKPSDLMLLDEPTNHLDLDALLWLEQWLVRYPGTLLLISHDRDFLDAVCDHIVHFDQRHVQLYRGNFTTFERTRAERLAQREAEREKQQARRAEIEDFVRRFRAKATKARQAQSRLKMLERMEDIAPLRAESPFRFRLPCSDKVSHPLLSIDHAAIGYGDAPIVENVRLSLAPGSRIGLLGPNGAGKSTLIKALTGELALLRGERTEGEHLAVGYFAQHQLDALDLNASAFTHVQRLSPQASEQVIRDFLGGFGFRGDDAFEVITRFSGGEKARLALALIAWQKPNLLLLDEPTNHLDLDMRDALTEALAAFDGAVLIVSHDRHLLRASVDEFWCVADGRVAAFDGTLEDYRLWLKNRFTEAARAPVDEPREGAAPKEDRKATRRAAAELREQLKPLKKKRDAAEKSMEKAQKALEAVEEKLADPSVYEAGQKAQLTELLREQGEWKARLESDEQAWMEAEEALEEMQAQLTAS; via the coding sequence ATGATCGCATTTCGCCAGCTCGAGCTCCAACGCGGCGGGGTCCCGCTGATCGAGTCCGCAGACTTCATGCTCTCGATGGGTCATCACGCCGGCATCGTGGGGGCCAATGGCACGGGCAAATCAAGCCTTTTTCAGCTGATTCTGGGCCAGCTTGCGCCCGAGCGGGGCGAGGTGGCGCTCAATGGCGGCGTGCGCATTGCGCATATGAGTCAGGAGATCGTGACGCTGTCGCGCAGCCTGACCGACTTCGTGCTCGATGGTGATCACGCCCTGCGTGAAACGCAGACAGCGCTGGAAGCTGCCCGCGAGGCCGGCGAGCACCATCGCGAGGCCGAACTGCACGGTGTGATCGAGTCGCTTGATGGCTATACGGCAAAGGCCAGAGCCGAGCAGCTGCTGGTCGGGCTTGGTTTTGCCCAGCGCGATCTTGAGCGTCCGCTGTCGGATTTCTCGGGGGGCTGGCGCATGCGTGCCAATCTGGCCCAGACACTGTTCAAACCCTCCGATCTGATGCTGCTGGATGAGCCGACCAACCACCTGGATCTGGACGCGCTGTTGTGGCTCGAGCAGTGGCTGGTGCGCTATCCCGGCACGCTGCTGTTGATTTCGCACGATCGGGACTTTCTTGATGCGGTGTGCGATCACATCGTGCATTTTGACCAGCGCCACGTGCAGCTCTATCGCGGCAACTTCACGACCTTTGAGCGTACCCGCGCCGAGCGACTGGCTCAGCGTGAGGCCGAGCGTGAGAAGCAGCAGGCCCGCCGCGCCGAGATCGAGGACTTCGTACGCCGCTTTCGTGCCAAGGCGACCAAGGCCAGGCAGGCCCAGAGCCGGCTCAAGATGCTCGAGCGGATGGAAGATATTGCGCCGCTGCGCGCCGAATCGCCGTTTCGATTTCGTCTCCCCTGTTCCGACAAGGTCTCCCATCCGCTGCTGTCGATCGATCATGCCGCCATTGGTTATGGCGACGCGCCGATCGTTGAAAACGTGCGCCTGTCGCTGGCGCCGGGCAGCCGAATTGGCCTTTTAGGCCCCAACGGCGCGGGTAAATCAACCCTGATCAAGGCGCTCACCGGTGAGCTGGCGCTGCTCAGGGGCGAGCGCACCGAGGGAGAGCATCTCGCGGTCGGCTATTTCGCCCAGCACCAGCTCGACGCGCTGGATTTGAACGCCAGTGCCTTTACGCATGTTCAGCGCCTGTCGCCGCAGGCTTCCGAGCAGGTCATTCGCGATTTTCTGGGTGGCTTCGGCTTTCGCGGGGATGACGCCTTTGAAGTCATTACACGCTTCTCTGGCGGGGAAAAGGCCCGTCTGGCGTTGGCCCTGATTGCCTGGCAAAAGCCCAATCTGCTGCTGCTGGATGAGCCGACCAACCACCTGGATCTGGACATGCGCGATGCGCTGACAGAGGCGCTGGCCGCCTTTGATGGCGCGGTGCTGATCGTCTCGCACGATCGCCACCTGCTGCGCGCCAGCGTCGATGAGTTCTGGTGCGTGGCAGATGGGCGCGTCGCTGCCTTTGATGGCACGCTGGAAGACTATCGACTGTGGCTGAAAAACCGCTTTACCGAGGCTGCCCGGGCTCCGGTGGATGAGCCCCGGGAGGGGGCGGCGCCGAAGGAGGATCGAAAGGCCACACGGCGTGCGGCGGCCGAGCTTCGCGAACAGTTAAAGCCTCTGAAGAAAAAGCGTGACGCCGCCGAGAAGTCGATGGAGAAGGCCCAGAAGGCACTTGAGGCGGTCGAAGAGAAGCTTGCGGACCCATCGGTGTATGAGGCCGGCCAGAAAGCGCAGCTGACAGAGCTTTTGCGCGAGCAGGGCGAGTGGAAGGCTCGTCTTGAAAGCGATGAGCAGGCCTGGATGGAGGCCGAAGAGGCGCTTGAGGAGATGCAGGCACAGCTCACGGCCTCTTGA
- a CDS encoding TIGR02444 family protein gives MDSHSNRNPSPLWPWALALYARPGVSEALLALQDKADLDVCELLWGLWLLAHDRAPVAELASRLAPVRQWRQHYTKPLRRLRRDLKAQAAGHPVLEQMRTHIKAAELQSERETLRQLEALTLSASIPCPPHEAFKAFSRLLIGELAPHHQALISQLHLESENMVPPSC, from the coding sequence GTGGATTCCCATTCTAACCGAAATCCTTCTCCGCTTTGGCCCTGGGCGCTGGCGCTTTATGCACGCCCTGGCGTGAGCGAGGCCCTGCTTGCGCTGCAGGATAAGGCAGACCTTGATGTCTGCGAGCTGCTCTGGGGGCTGTGGCTGCTGGCCCACGATCGGGCCCCGGTGGCTGAGCTCGCTTCAAGGCTTGCACCGGTACGCCAGTGGCGGCAGCACTATACGAAGCCGCTGCGCCGGCTAAGACGCGATCTCAAGGCGCAGGCTGCAGGCCACCCCGTACTTGAGCAGATGCGTACCCACATCAAGGCGGCCGAACTCCAGAGCGAGCGCGAAACACTGCGCCAGCTTGAAGCGCTGACCCTGTCGGCTTCGATACCATGTCCGCCGCATGAGGCTTTTAAAGCATTTTCACGGCTTCTGATCGGCGAGCTCGCCCCCCATCATCAGGCGCTGATTTCCCAACTACACCTTGAAAGTGAGAATATGGTGCCCCCATCGTGCTAA
- a CDS encoding FKBP-type peptidyl-prolyl cis-trans isomerase, producing the protein MNKLLSAVTLSTLIVLTGCSDADDGKDKNADAQATQEQAQQKGSDDSTQQKDDFKSDEARLAYAVGVTLARNLHEDMKDLDVDSFTNGIKDVYDGSDIRLSDQQIGDALQQYQQKMVAEQQQQMQQEAEQNAEAGKTFLKDNASKDGVQTTDSGLQYRVMEKGDDSAAQPGDEDQVRVNYEGRTIDGNVFDSSYERGEPVTFQVDQVIPGWQEALKMMHPGDKWEIYVPSDLAYGEAGTGPIGPNQTLIFKVELLGVGDDAISDDTGANDSASQEENAGAQQAN; encoded by the coding sequence ATGAATAAACTGTTGAGCGCGGTCACTCTGAGCACGCTGATCGTACTGACAGGCTGTTCCGATGCTGACGACGGCAAGGATAAAAACGCTGACGCTCAGGCCACGCAGGAGCAGGCCCAGCAAAAAGGCAGCGATGACAGCACCCAGCAAAAGGACGATTTCAAGTCCGACGAAGCGCGCCTGGCCTATGCCGTGGGCGTGACGCTGGCCCGCAACCTTCATGAAGACATGAAGGATCTGGATGTTGATAGCTTCACCAACGGCATCAAGGACGTCTACGACGGCAGCGATATCCGTCTCAGCGACCAGCAGATTGGTGATGCCCTGCAGCAGTATCAGCAGAAGATGGTGGCCGAACAGCAGCAACAGATGCAGCAGGAAGCCGAGCAGAACGCCGAAGCCGGCAAGACATTCCTGAAAGATAACGCCAGCAAGGATGGTGTTCAGACGACTGACTCCGGCCTGCAGTACCGCGTCATGGAAAAGGGTGACGACAGTGCCGCCCAGCCCGGCGACGAAGACCAGGTTCGCGTCAACTATGAAGGCCGCACCATCGACGGCAACGTCTTTGACAGCTCCTATGAGCGTGGCGAGCCGGTGACCTTCCAGGTCGACCAGGTCATCCCTGGCTGGCAGGAAGCCCTGAAGATGATGCACCCGGGCGACAAGTGGGAAATCTACGTGCCTTCCGATCTGGCCTATGGCGAAGCGGGTACCGGTCCGATCGGACCGAACCAGACCCTGATCTTCAAGGTAGAGCTGCTGGGTGTGGGTGATGATGCCATCAGCGATGATACCGGCGCCAATGACAGCGCCAGTCAGGAAGAGAATGCCGGCGCCCAGCAGGCCAACTAG
- the trmB gene encoding tRNA (guanosine(46)-N7)-methyltransferase TrmB, producing MTEDTAPGIESGEDTPHRGIKSYVVRSGRMTLAQRRGLEDVFPRLGLTLAHGRLDLEALFGRRAPCVVEIGFGMGGSLLEQAMANPDTDFIGIEVHPPGVGKLLDDVDKAGLSNVRVYREDALKVLDDCLPAESVNTLQLFFPDPWPKKRHHKRRIVQPAFIERVRRVLEPQGRFHMATDWQPYAEYMVETMNEAPGFVTLARDGDYVPRPDFRPLTKFETRGERLGHGVWDLIYQRAG from the coding sequence ATGACAGAAGACACAGCGCCGGGCATTGAATCCGGTGAAGATACGCCGCATCGCGGCATCAAGAGTTATGTGGTCCGTAGTGGTCGCATGACCCTGGCCCAGCGTCGCGGTCTGGAGGACGTCTTTCCGCGCCTGGGACTGACACTGGCTCATGGTCGGCTGGATCTGGAAGCCCTGTTTGGCCGTCGAGCACCGTGCGTGGTCGAGATCGGCTTTGGCATGGGGGGCTCGCTGCTTGAGCAGGCCATGGCCAATCCGGATACCGATTTTATCGGCATCGAAGTGCATCCTCCGGGTGTGGGCAAGCTGCTCGATGATGTCGACAAGGCGGGATTGTCCAATGTGCGTGTTTATCGCGAAGACGCGCTCAAGGTACTTGATGACTGCCTGCCGGCCGAATCGGTCAATACGCTACAGCTTTTCTTCCCCGATCCCTGGCCCAAAAAACGGCATCACAAGCGCCGGATTGTGCAGCCAGCCTTTATCGAGCGAGTGCGACGCGTGCTGGAACCCCAAGGTCGTTTTCACATGGCGACCGATTGGCAGCCGTATGCTGAATACATGGTCGAGACCATGAATGAGGCGCCCGGGTTCGTGACGCTGGCCCGTGACGGTGACTATGTCCCGCGGCCGGACTTTCGCCCGCTGACCAAGTTCGAAACCCGCGGTGAGCGGCTGGGTCATGGTGTCTGGGATCTGATCTATCAGCGTGCCGGTTAA